Proteins from one Triticum aestivum cultivar Chinese Spring chromosome 7A, IWGSC CS RefSeq v2.1, whole genome shotgun sequence genomic window:
- the LOC123151405 gene encoding nudix hydrolase 19, chloroplastic: MLRVDVSVGRWPHMAWRHVSPLSQLPPIQPNNLRRRAKQARQSATNQPGLPPTRRASLAMSIHLRAHAFAANPLRGLAGTRSSGAVSPSAAAEALRALLDGADAAAGHHLSRVLPFRRGRPLARSPDPPAPSSSSPSPAPPPAWRLAWLPPSRVPGVPSDVFVFLGSHGGEGGGEEAAAYWAVDVSEVEGARFGGAGEESAFVDLRTLMVAADWRDKDAMGELAIAGHARALLEWHNTAKFCGACGAKAVPTEAGTRKQCSNESCKKRIYPRVDPVVIMLVIDKENDRALLSRQSRFVPRMWSCLAGFIEPGESLEEAVRRETWEETGIEVGQVIYHSSQPWPVGPNTMPCQLMVGFFAYAKSLDIHVDKKELEDAQWHSREDVKKALTFAEYEKAQRSSALKVNQICKGTERGQSTSSDLRVESEEPAPMFVPEPYAIAHHLISSWAFEGAPKVPSSFSNL; the protein is encoded by the exons ATGCTCCGGGTGGATGTATCGGTCGGTAGGTGGCCCCACATGGCATGGAGACATGTCTCTCCTCTTTCCCAGCTACCTCCAATCCAACCCAACAACCTTCGCCGGCGAGCCAAACAAGCGAGGCAGAGCGCCACCAACCAGCCCGGGTTGCCGCCGACCCGCCGTGCCTCCCTCGCCATGTCCATCCACCTCCGCGCCCACGCCTTCGCGGCCAACCCGCTCCGCGGCCTCGCCGGCACGCGCTCCTCCGGCGCCGTCTCCCCCTCCGCGGCCGCCGAGGCCCTCCGCGCCCTCCTCGACGGCGCCGACGCAGCCGCCGGACACCACCTCTCCAGGGTCCTCCCGTTCCGCCGCGGCCGCCCCCTCGCGCGCTCCCCGGACCCTCCTGCTCCCTCGTCCTCGTCCCCCTCCCCCGCACCCCCGCCGGCCTGGCGCCTCGCGTGGCTCCCGCCCTCGCGCGTCCCCGGCGTCCCCTCGGACGTCTTCGTGTTCCTGGGATCccacggcggcgaggggggcggcgaggaggccgccgcctACTGGGCCGTCGACGTCAGCGAGGTGGAGGGCGCCAGGTTCGGCGGCGCGGGGGAGGAGTCGGCGTTCGTCGACTTGCGGACGCTCATGGTGGCCGCCGACTGGAGGGACAAGGACGCCATGGGGGAGCTCGCCATCGCCGGCCAC GCTCGAGCGCTGCTAGAATGGCACAACACGGCGAAATTCTGCGGAGCGTGCGGGGCAAAGGCAGTTCCTACCGAAGCTGGGACGCGGAAGCAGTGCAGCAACGAGTCCTGCAAGAAGAGGATATACCCTCGAGTTGACCCC GTTGTGATTATGCTGGTCATTGATAAAGAAAATGACCGCGCTCTCTTAAGCCGGCAGTCAAGATTTGTGCCCCGGATGTGGAGTTGTCTTGCTGGTTTTATAGAG CCAGGGGAAAGCTTGGAAGAGGCGGTGAGAAGGGAAACATGGGAAGAAACTGGGATTGAAGTTGGGCAAGTCATTTACCACAGTTCTCAACCATGGCCTG TTGGGCCAAATACCATGCCATGCCAGCTGATGGTGGGTTTCTTTGCTTATGCTAAATCATTGGACATACATGTTGATAAAAAAGAGCTTGAAG ATGCCCAGTGGCACAGCCGTGAAGACGTCAAGAAAGCGCTAACGTTTGCTGAGTATGAGAAAGCCCAGAGATCAAGCGCGCTCAAGGTCAACCAGATATGCAAGGGCACGGAGAGAGGGCAGAGCACCTCCTCCGACCTCAGGGTGGAGAGCGAGGAACCGGCTCCGATGTTCGTCCCTGAGCCCTACGCCATCGCTCACCACCTCATATCGTCGTGGGCCTTCGAAGGGGCGCCAAAGGTGCCCAGCTCCTTCTCCAACCTATGA
- the LOC123149383 gene encoding uncharacterized RNA-binding protein C17H9.04c, whose protein sequence is MNTQRKPGDWNCNSCQHLNFSRRDFCQRCRATRSDLQLGDGRCIGGVLTSLDVRPGDWYCNCGYHNFASRSSCLKCGTIVRDFPAGQGGTGAAESGGVRAGWKTGDWICTRPGCNVHNFASRIECYHCNAPREAGTGK, encoded by the exons ATGAACACCCAGAGGAAGCCTGGAGACTGGAACTGCAACTCGTGCCAGCACCTCAACTTCAGCCGCCGTGACTTCTGTCAGcgctgccgtgccacacgctcggATCTGCAGCTCGGAGACGGCCGCTGTATAGGTGGTGTGCTGACCTCCCTGGACGTTCGCCCAGGTGACTGGTACTGCAATTGCGGCTACCACAACTTCGCCAGCCGCTCCAGCTGCCTCAAGTGTGGCACAATTGTGAGGGACTTCCCAGCAGGCCAGGGTGGCACTGGCGCTGCTGAGAGCGGTGGAGTTCGTGCTGGGTGGAAAACTGGTGACTGGATATGCACAAG GCCTGGCTGTAATGTGCACAACTTTGCAAGCAGAATTGAGTGCTATCATTGCAATGCACCTAGGGAAGCAG GCACCGGGAAGTGA